A window of Micrococcus endophyticus contains these coding sequences:
- a CDS encoding YihY/virulence factor BrkB family protein, giving the protein MSGSTAAPRRLRTYARPRVSLLYVLRRTTHRLLELQVWDVAAAMTFFAALSLLPTVVALVSLVSLLGVQEETVDAAAQLATEIWPSLAPDTVREWILTLGSAGTGTSAVVLGVLGAVVSASGAVGAFHRAMHRIHDTREGRPFLQFRLVLLVETLALMVGTVLVVILVVLGGDLSLRIGQAVGLPEETVLTWNVVKWPVILVVIALTVTLAYRLGPNVVPPRYRPLSAGAVSVVVLLFAATLALGWITDRFGQFAVVGRINSAIGVLVLAWIACIVLLAGAALDAEMLRGRQLAVGVDAASEIQLATRHTVVLEAAERHEDRSRRLARLVAEAVREDEDLSIDATPLLSQEGRMFAIGSARRTAAEVSSGRPFHAAPVLDDGARLEPTSRPDD; this is encoded by the coding sequence ATGTCCGGCTCCACCGCGGCGCCCCGCCGCCTGCGCACGTACGCACGCCCCCGCGTGTCCCTCCTGTACGTGCTGCGGCGCACCACGCACCGCCTGCTGGAGCTGCAGGTCTGGGACGTGGCCGCGGCCATGACCTTCTTCGCCGCTCTGTCCCTGCTGCCCACCGTGGTGGCCCTCGTCTCCCTCGTCTCCCTGCTGGGCGTCCAGGAGGAGACGGTGGACGCCGCGGCCCAGCTCGCCACCGAGATCTGGCCGTCCCTGGCCCCGGACACCGTGCGCGAGTGGATCCTCACCCTCGGCTCCGCCGGGACCGGCACCTCCGCCGTCGTGCTGGGCGTCCTGGGCGCCGTGGTCTCCGCCTCGGGCGCCGTGGGCGCGTTCCACCGGGCCATGCACCGCATCCACGACACCCGCGAGGGCCGGCCGTTCCTGCAGTTCCGGCTCGTGCTGCTCGTGGAGACCCTGGCCCTCATGGTCGGCACGGTGCTCGTGGTCATCCTCGTGGTCCTCGGCGGCGACCTCTCCCTGCGCATCGGCCAGGCGGTGGGCCTGCCCGAGGAGACGGTCCTGACCTGGAACGTGGTGAAGTGGCCGGTGATCCTCGTGGTGATCGCCCTGACGGTCACCCTGGCCTACCGGCTCGGGCCCAACGTGGTGCCGCCGCGCTACCGCCCGCTGTCCGCGGGGGCGGTCTCCGTGGTGGTCCTGCTGTTCGCGGCCACGCTGGCCCTGGGCTGGATCACGGACCGGTTCGGCCAGTTCGCCGTGGTCGGCCGGATCAACTCGGCGATCGGCGTGCTCGTCCTGGCCTGGATCGCGTGCATCGTCCTGCTCGCGGGGGCCGCCCTGGACGCGGAGATGCTGCGCGGCCGCCAGCTCGCCGTGGGCGTGGACGCCGCCTCCGAGATCCAGCTGGCCACGCGGCACACCGTGGTCCTCGAGGCGGCCGAGCGCCACGAGGACCGCAGCCGGCGCCTGGCCCGCCTCGTGGCCGAGGCCGTGCGCGAGGACGAGGACCTCTCGATCGACGCCACCCCCCTGCTCTCCCAGGAGGGGCGGATGTTCGCCATCGGCTCCGCCCGGCGCACGGCGGCCGAGGTCAGCTCCGGCCGCCCGTTCCACGCGGCCCCGGTGCTCGACGACGGCGCCCGCCTCGAGCCGACGTCCCGGCCCGACGACTGA
- the clpB gene encoding ATP-dependent chaperone ClpB: MDAKFTTKSQEALSAAAMNASTAGNPQIEPAHLLKALMDQRESVAVAVLKAAGADPDAVSTAASSAIRRLPSTQGSTVAQAQLSRAALQVVQNARTQAEQRSDQFVSTEHLLLGVAADPGEAGEALRSNGASLEALAAALTQVRGDSRVTTQDPENTFQSLEKYGTDLTEVARSGKLDPVIGRDAEIRRVVQVLSRRTKNNPVLIGEPGVGKTAVVEGLAQRMVAGDVPESLRGKTLISLDLGAMVAGAKYRGEFEERLKAVLEEIKAAEGQVVTFIDEIHTVVGAGASEGAMDAGNMLKPMLARGELRLIGATTLDEYRENIEKDPALERRFQQVYVGEPSVDDTIAILRGLKERYEAHHKVAIADSALVAAATLSHRYITGRQLPDKAIDLVDEAASRLRMEIDSAPEEIDVLRRQVDRLTMEELALEGETDPSSVERLEALRAEKADREEELTALTARWDAEKATLNEAGDLRAKVDELRSLAEKAQRDGDLAEASRLLYGEIPALEKQLEEADRAAREADRSTTEPMVSEEVTADDIAEVVSAWTGIPAGRMLTAESEKLLTMEEHLGERLIGQRDAVVAVADAVRRSRAGIADPNRPTGSFLFLGPTGVGKTELAKALAEFLFDDERAMVRIDMSEYAEKHSVSRLVGAPPGYVGYDEGGQLTEAVRRRPYSVVLLDEVEKAHPEVFDILLQVLDDGRLTDGQGRTVDFRNVILILTSNLGSQFLVDPTLDEAAKRESVMSVVRAAFKPEFLNRLDEIVQFDALTVAELTRIVDLQVESLQARLTDRRLTLEVSDAAKAWLAETGFDPAYGARPLRRLVQREIGDRLARGILAGEIADGDTVVVDRAEGEEGLTVASA; this comes from the coding sequence ATGGATGCCAAGTTCACCACCAAGAGCCAGGAGGCGCTCTCGGCCGCGGCCATGAACGCCTCCACCGCCGGCAACCCCCAGATCGAGCCGGCCCACCTGCTGAAGGCCCTGATGGACCAGCGGGAGTCCGTCGCGGTGGCCGTCCTCAAGGCCGCCGGGGCCGACCCCGACGCCGTCTCCACGGCGGCCTCCTCGGCCATCCGGCGCCTGCCCTCCACCCAGGGCAGCACGGTGGCCCAGGCCCAGCTCTCGCGCGCCGCACTGCAGGTCGTGCAGAACGCGCGCACCCAGGCCGAGCAGCGCTCCGACCAGTTCGTCTCCACCGAGCACCTGCTGCTCGGCGTGGCCGCGGACCCGGGCGAGGCCGGTGAGGCACTGCGCTCGAACGGAGCGAGCCTCGAGGCGCTCGCCGCCGCCCTGACCCAGGTGCGCGGCGACTCCCGCGTCACCACCCAGGACCCGGAGAACACCTTCCAGTCCCTGGAGAAGTACGGCACGGACCTCACCGAGGTCGCCCGCTCCGGCAAGCTCGACCCGGTGATCGGCCGCGACGCCGAGATCCGCCGCGTGGTGCAGGTGCTCTCGCGCCGCACCAAGAACAACCCCGTGCTCATCGGCGAGCCCGGCGTCGGCAAGACCGCCGTCGTCGAGGGCCTGGCCCAGCGGATGGTGGCCGGGGACGTCCCCGAGTCCCTGCGCGGCAAGACGCTGATCAGCCTGGACCTGGGCGCCATGGTCGCCGGCGCCAAGTACCGCGGCGAGTTCGAGGAGCGCCTCAAGGCCGTCCTCGAAGAGATCAAGGCCGCCGAGGGTCAGGTCGTCACGTTCATCGACGAGATCCACACCGTCGTGGGCGCGGGCGCGTCCGAGGGCGCCATGGACGCGGGCAACATGCTCAAGCCCATGCTGGCCCGCGGCGAGCTGCGCCTGATCGGCGCGACCACCCTCGACGAGTACCGCGAGAACATCGAGAAGGACCCCGCCCTGGAGCGCCGCTTCCAGCAGGTCTACGTGGGCGAGCCCAGCGTGGACGACACGATCGCCATCCTGCGCGGGCTCAAGGAGCGCTACGAGGCCCACCACAAGGTGGCCATCGCCGACTCCGCGCTCGTGGCCGCGGCCACGCTGTCCCACCGGTACATCACCGGCCGCCAGCTGCCCGACAAGGCCATCGACCTCGTGGACGAGGCCGCCTCGCGCCTGCGCATGGAGATCGACTCCGCCCCGGAGGAGATCGACGTCCTGCGCCGCCAGGTGGACCGCCTGACCATGGAGGAGCTCGCACTCGAGGGCGAGACGGACCCGTCATCCGTCGAGCGGCTCGAGGCCCTGCGCGCCGAGAAGGCGGACCGTGAGGAGGAGCTCACCGCCCTCACCGCCCGCTGGGACGCGGAGAAGGCCACCCTCAACGAGGCCGGTGACCTGCGCGCCAAGGTGGACGAGCTGCGCTCGCTGGCCGAGAAGGCCCAGCGCGACGGCGACCTCGCCGAGGCCTCCCGACTGCTGTACGGCGAGATCCCCGCGCTGGAGAAGCAGCTCGAGGAGGCGGACCGCGCCGCCCGCGAGGCCGACCGCTCGACCACCGAGCCGATGGTCTCCGAGGAGGTCACGGCGGACGACATCGCCGAAGTGGTCTCCGCGTGGACCGGCATCCCCGCCGGCCGCATGCTCACCGCCGAGTCCGAGAAGCTGCTCACCATGGAGGAGCACCTCGGCGAGCGGCTGATCGGGCAGCGGGACGCCGTCGTCGCCGTCGCGGACGCGGTGCGCCGCTCGCGAGCCGGCATCGCGGACCCGAACCGGCCCACCGGCTCGTTCCTCTTCCTGGGCCCCACGGGCGTGGGCAAGACCGAGCTCGCCAAGGCGCTCGCGGAGTTCCTCTTCGACGACGAGCGCGCCATGGTGCGGATCGACATGTCCGAGTACGCGGAGAAGCACTCCGTCTCCCGCCTGGTCGGTGCCCCTCCGGGCTACGTCGGCTACGACGAGGGCGGCCAGCTCACGGAGGCCGTGCGGCGTCGCCCGTACTCGGTGGTGCTGCTGGACGAGGTGGAGAAGGCCCATCCCGAGGTCTTCGACATCCTGCTTCAGGTGCTCGACGACGGCCGCCTCACCGACGGCCAGGGCCGCACCGTGGACTTCCGCAACGTGATCCTGATCCTCACCTCGAACCTGGGCTCGCAGTTCCTCGTGGACCCGACCCTGGACGAGGCCGCCAAGCGCGAGTCCGTGATGTCCGTGGTGCGCGCGGCGTTCAAGCCCGAGTTCCTCAACCGCCTGGACGAGATCGTGCAGTTCGACGCACTCACCGTGGCCGAGCTGACGCGGATCGTGGACCTGCAGGTCGAGTCCCTGCAGGCGCGCCTGACGGACCGCCGCCTCACCCTCGAGGTGTCCGACGCCGCCAAGGCGTGGCTCGCCGAGACCGGGTTCGACCCGGCCTACGGCGCCCGGCCCCTGCGCCGCCTGGTGCAGCGCGAGATCGGCGACCGCCTGGCCCGCGGCATCCTCGCCGGGGAGATCGCGGACGGGGACACCGTGGTCGTGGACCGCGCCGAGGGCGAGGAGGGCCTCACGGTCGCCTCCGCCTGA
- a CDS encoding Sir2 family NAD-dependent protein deacetylase, whose translation MTPARHPALDGHQAALRSIARVVDETAPLQDPETASRGLLRLLEEARPLVITGAGVSTDSGIPDYRGPNGSLHRHRPMTYQEFRDDPAARHRYWARSFVGWRRMDQARPNAAHRILAGWAARGLVSGILTQNVDGLHAQAAAEAGAPEDRLIELHGDLARVVCLHCGATESRRDLDVRLEAANLGYLERVSIDPEAVNPDGDVTLDRHWVDEFAMVGCLRCGSVELKPDVVYFGESVPVARREAAEAMADDGGAVLAVGTSLAVMSGYRFVLRAERAGKDTGLINLGPTRADPKASWRWRAPVADALAWLDSRL comes from the coding sequence ATGACGCCCGCACGCCACCCCGCCCTGGACGGACACCAGGCCGCACTGCGGTCGATCGCCCGGGTGGTGGATGAGACAGCACCGCTGCAGGACCCCGAGACCGCGTCTCGGGGTCTGCTGCGTCTGCTGGAGGAGGCCCGGCCGCTCGTGATCACCGGCGCGGGCGTCTCCACCGACTCCGGCATCCCGGACTACCGCGGGCCGAACGGCTCGCTGCACCGGCACCGGCCGATGACCTACCAGGAGTTCCGGGACGACCCGGCCGCCCGGCACCGCTACTGGGCCCGATCGTTCGTGGGCTGGCGGCGCATGGACCAGGCGCGCCCGAACGCCGCGCACCGGATCCTCGCCGGCTGGGCCGCGCGCGGACTGGTCTCCGGGATCCTCACGCAGAACGTGGACGGGCTGCACGCGCAGGCCGCCGCGGAGGCGGGCGCGCCCGAGGACCGGCTGATCGAGCTGCACGGCGACCTCGCCCGCGTGGTCTGCCTGCACTGCGGCGCCACCGAGTCCCGCCGCGACCTGGACGTGCGGCTCGAGGCCGCGAACCTTGGGTACCTGGAGCGCGTGAGCATCGACCCGGAGGCCGTCAACCCGGACGGCGACGTCACCCTCGACCGGCACTGGGTGGACGAGTTCGCCATGGTCGGCTGCCTGCGCTGCGGGTCCGTGGAGCTCAAGCCGGACGTCGTGTACTTCGGCGAGTCCGTGCCCGTGGCGCGCCGGGAGGCCGCCGAGGCCATGGCCGACGACGGCGGCGCCGTGCTCGCCGTGGGCACCTCGCTGGCCGTGATGAGCGGCTACCGGTTCGTGCTGCGCGCCGAGCGGGCCGGCAAGGACACCGGGCTGATCAACCTGGGGCCCACGCGGGCCGACCCCAAGGCGAGCTGGCGCTGGCGCGCCCCCGTGGCCGACGCGCTGGCCTGGCTCGACTCCCGCCTCTGA
- the purF gene encoding amidophosphoribosyltransferase — protein MIASRTRRGDGRLTAALDPQDQGPQDECGVFGVWAPGEEVAKLAYYGLYALQHRGQESAGIAASDGKRIGVYKDIGLVSQVFDESTLATLTGHIAVGHCRYSTTGANKWANAQPTLGATAGGDTVALAHNGNLVNSAELLRMVQARDGLQLRGEMKQGNTTDTALVTALLHGEEGRKLEETALELLPKVRGAYCFVFMDEHTLYAARDPHGVRPLVLGRLERGWVVASEQSALATVGASFIREVEPGEMIAIDEEGIRSTRFAEATPAGCVFEYVYLARPDASISGRSVYESRVDMGRRLALEGPVDADVVIPVPESGTPAAVGYAEASGLPFRQGFVKNAYVGRTFIQPSQTLRQLGIRLKLNVQPSVVAGKRVVVVDDSIVRGNTQRAIVRMLKEAGAAEVHVKISSPPVKWPCFYGIDFASRAELIANGAGVTEIASSIGADSLGYISEEAMIAATGQPRERLCTACFTGTYPIELADESERGKSVLETDAGSAAAVTVTATDGDATTVASTGCEPGPDADDEKLLTETDRTPL, from the coding sequence GTGATCGCATCGCGCACCCGACGAGGAGACGGCCGCCTGACCGCCGCCCTCGACCCCCAGGACCAGGGGCCCCAGGACGAATGCGGCGTCTTCGGCGTGTGGGCGCCCGGCGAGGAGGTCGCGAAGCTGGCCTACTACGGCCTCTACGCCCTCCAGCACCGCGGCCAGGAGTCCGCCGGCATCGCCGCCTCGGACGGCAAGCGCATCGGCGTCTACAAGGACATCGGCCTCGTCTCCCAGGTGTTCGACGAGTCCACCCTGGCCACCCTCACCGGCCACATCGCCGTCGGCCACTGCCGCTACTCCACCACCGGCGCCAACAAGTGGGCCAACGCCCAGCCCACCCTCGGCGCCACCGCCGGCGGGGACACCGTGGCCCTGGCCCACAACGGCAACCTCGTGAACTCCGCCGAGCTGCTGCGCATGGTCCAGGCCCGGGACGGGCTCCAGCTGCGCGGCGAGATGAAGCAGGGCAACACCACGGACACCGCCCTCGTCACCGCCCTGCTCCACGGCGAGGAGGGCCGCAAGCTCGAGGAGACCGCCCTCGAGCTGCTGCCCAAGGTCCGCGGCGCCTACTGCTTCGTGTTCATGGACGAGCACACGCTCTACGCCGCACGCGACCCGCACGGCGTCCGCCCCCTCGTGCTCGGGCGCCTCGAGCGCGGCTGGGTGGTGGCCTCCGAGCAGTCCGCCCTCGCCACCGTCGGCGCCTCCTTCATCCGCGAGGTCGAGCCCGGCGAGATGATCGCCATCGACGAGGAGGGCATCCGCTCCACCCGCTTCGCCGAGGCCACCCCCGCAGGCTGCGTGTTCGAGTACGTCTACCTCGCCCGCCCGGACGCCTCCATCTCCGGCCGCTCCGTGTACGAGTCCCGCGTGGACATGGGGCGGCGCCTCGCCCTCGAGGGGCCGGTGGACGCCGACGTCGTGATCCCCGTCCCCGAGTCCGGCACCCCCGCCGCCGTGGGCTACGCCGAGGCCTCCGGGCTGCCGTTCCGCCAGGGCTTCGTGAAGAACGCCTACGTGGGCCGCACCTTCATCCAGCCCTCCCAGACCCTGCGCCAGCTCGGCATCCGGCTCAAGCTCAACGTGCAGCCGTCCGTGGTGGCGGGCAAGCGCGTCGTCGTCGTCGACGACTCGATCGTGCGCGGCAACACCCAACGCGCCATCGTGCGCATGCTCAAGGAGGCCGGCGCCGCCGAGGTGCACGTGAAGATCTCCTCGCCGCCCGTGAAGTGGCCCTGCTTCTACGGGATCGACTTCGCCTCCCGCGCCGAGCTGATCGCCAACGGCGCCGGCGTGACCGAGATCGCCTCCTCCATCGGCGCCGACTCGCTGGGCTACATCAGCGAGGAGGCCATGATCGCCGCCACCGGCCAGCCCCGCGAGCGGCTGTGCACCGCCTGCTTCACCGGCACGTACCCCATCGAGCTGGCGGACGAGAGCGAGCGCGGCAAGTCCGTGCTCGAGACCGACGCCGGCTCCGCCGCCGCCGTCACCGTGACGGCCACGGACGGGGACGCCACCACCGTGGCCTCCACCGGCTGCGAGCCCGGCCCCGACGCCGACGACGAGAAGCTCCTCACCGAGACGGACAGGACCCCGCTGTGA
- a CDS encoding response regulator transcription factor, translating to MIRVLVADDEALIRGAVEALLALEEDLDVLPGVGTGDDAVAAARALVPDVCLLDLEMPGLDGVEAAREILRSVPTRVVIFTRHARPGVLRRALAERVSGFVPKSTPAEALADVLRQVAAGRRYVDPEIAASALSGERSPLTDRELDVLRAGRTAARVEDIAERLHLAPGTVRNHLSHAMGKLGVRTRHEAAERAWEEGWI from the coding sequence ATGATCCGCGTGCTGGTGGCCGACGACGAGGCGCTGATCCGCGGCGCCGTGGAGGCCCTGCTGGCCCTCGAGGAGGACCTCGACGTGCTGCCGGGCGTCGGCACGGGGGACGACGCCGTCGCCGCTGCCCGCGCGCTCGTGCCGGACGTCTGCCTGCTGGACCTGGAGATGCCGGGGCTGGACGGCGTCGAGGCGGCGCGGGAGATCCTGCGCTCCGTGCCCACCCGTGTGGTGATCTTCACGCGCCACGCGCGGCCCGGCGTGCTGCGGCGGGCGCTCGCGGAGCGCGTGTCCGGGTTCGTGCCCAAGTCGACGCCGGCCGAGGCGCTCGCGGACGTCCTGCGCCAGGTGGCGGCCGGGCGGCGCTACGTGGACCCGGAGATCGCGGCCTCCGCGCTCTCGGGCGAGCGCAGCCCGCTCACCGACCGCGAGCTCGACGTGCTGCGCGCCGGACGCACGGCGGCGCGGGTCGAGGACATCGCCGAACGGCTCCACCTCGCGCCCGGCACGGTGCGCAACCACCTCTCCCACGCCATGGGCAAGCTCGGCGTGCGCACCCGCCACGAGGCCGCCGAGCGGGCGTGGGAGGAGGGCTGGATCTGA
- a CDS encoding M20/M25/M40 family metallo-hydrolase: protein MSMRRRPALLAASVLAASLAVAPAAAAIPAHAAGGPASAASAAAPAADRAGGNPNSPEKLVAAISAANLERDIRAFADIAEEHGNRAAGTPGYDASVDYAVAELEKAGYDVELEEFEITYTETLRDEFTQEGPVQRELPHQVLTYSPSATAESAQLAVPTGALGCTTADWGDADLTGRIALVSRGECPFAQKSTTAAELGAEAVVIYNNADGPLNGTLGAPSDDYVGTVGITRALGQELVAQAAAGPVTVSLDLEQLVEQRPTVNILAETRTGRDDNVVMVGAHLDGVPAGPGIHDNASGSAVTLEVARQMAKVNKTGNTVRFALWGAEEIGLLGAAHHVAELSQSERDAIAMYVNLDMVAPLDHQNTLGVLTGDFSLGAESFLQEQLERDGHEHGPAGNGGNSDYAPFVAAGIPATGLLSYYDDNYHTAQDDIENVSITSLTHSARAVANLVGTFMHDTSSVNDKCNAGKSGKPKQC, encoded by the coding sequence ATGTCCATGCGACGTCGTCCCGCCCTCCTCGCCGCGAGCGTGCTCGCCGCGAGCCTCGCCGTGGCTCCGGCCGCCGCGGCGATCCCCGCCCACGCGGCCGGCGGACCCGCCTCCGCGGCCTCCGCGGCGGCCCCCGCCGCGGACCGTGCCGGCGGCAACCCCAACAGCCCCGAGAAGCTCGTGGCGGCCATCAGCGCCGCCAACCTGGAGCGGGACATCCGCGCCTTCGCGGACATCGCCGAGGAGCACGGCAACCGCGCCGCGGGCACCCCCGGCTACGACGCCTCGGTGGACTACGCCGTGGCCGAGCTCGAGAAGGCGGGCTACGACGTCGAGCTCGAGGAGTTCGAGATCACCTACACCGAGACTCTGCGGGACGAGTTCACCCAGGAGGGCCCCGTGCAGCGGGAGCTGCCCCATCAGGTGCTCACCTACTCGCCCTCGGCCACCGCCGAGTCCGCGCAGCTGGCCGTGCCGACCGGCGCCCTCGGCTGCACCACGGCGGACTGGGGCGACGCGGACCTCACCGGCCGGATCGCGCTCGTCTCGCGCGGCGAGTGCCCCTTTGCCCAGAAGTCGACGACGGCGGCCGAGCTCGGTGCCGAGGCCGTGGTCATCTACAACAACGCGGACGGGCCGCTCAACGGCACGCTCGGGGCGCCGTCGGACGACTACGTGGGCACCGTGGGCATCACCCGGGCTCTCGGCCAGGAGCTCGTGGCCCAGGCCGCCGCGGGCCCGGTCACCGTCAGCCTCGACCTCGAGCAGCTCGTGGAGCAGCGCCCGACCGTGAACATCCTTGCGGAGACCCGCACCGGCCGCGACGACAACGTCGTCATGGTGGGCGCCCACCTCGACGGCGTCCCTGCCGGCCCCGGCATCCACGACAACGCCTCCGGCTCCGCCGTGACCCTCGAGGTGGCCCGCCAGATGGCGAAGGTCAACAAGACCGGGAACACGGTCCGCTTCGCCCTGTGGGGCGCCGAGGAGATCGGCCTGCTCGGGGCCGCGCACCACGTGGCCGAGCTGAGCCAGTCCGAGCGCGACGCCATCGCGATGTACGTGAACCTGGACATGGTGGCCCCGCTGGACCACCAGAACACCCTGGGCGTCCTGACCGGCGACTTCTCGCTGGGCGCGGAGTCCTTCCTCCAGGAGCAGCTCGAGCGCGACGGCCACGAGCACGGCCCGGCCGGCAACGGCGGCAACTCGGACTACGCGCCGTTCGTGGCCGCGGGCATCCCGGCCACCGGCCTGCTGTCCTACTACGACGACAACTACCACACCGCCCAGGACGACATCGAGAACGTCTCCATCACCTCGCTGACGCACTCGGCCCGGGCCGTGGCGAACCTGGTGGGCACGTTCATGCACGACACCTCGTCCGTGAACGACAAGTGCAACGCCGGCAAGTCCGGCAAGCCGAAGCAGTGCTGA
- the purM gene encoding phosphoribosylformylglycinamidine cyclo-ligase, whose translation MTENQNTADDTPITYASAGVDVEAGDRAVELMKDAVKATHSPEVMGGIGGFAGMWDASALLQYRKPLLTTSTDGVGTKVAIAQAMDKHDTIGQDLVGMVVDDIVVVGAKPLFMTDYIACGKVVPERIADIVRGVAEGCRLADTALVGGETAEHPGLLAADEYDVAGAATGVVEADMVLGAERVQSGDVVIGMASSGIHSNGYSLVRRVVNAAGWSLDREVTELGCTLGEELLVPTRIYARACLDLVQRLNGHDGGSDLPVRAFSHVTGGGLAANLARVLPQGLMATVERETWSLPPVFRLLAEAGRVPQPDLERTLNLGVGMVAVVDPEIAAKSISVLVDAGIDAWEMGTIGQVTDEAAGAGLDFVQGAKGVDGGAVLMRGAYAA comes from the coding sequence GTGACCGAGAACCAGAACACCGCCGACGACACCCCCATCACCTATGCCTCCGCCGGCGTCGACGTGGAGGCCGGCGACCGCGCCGTCGAGCTCATGAAGGACGCCGTCAAGGCCACCCACTCCCCCGAGGTGATGGGCGGCATCGGCGGCTTCGCCGGCATGTGGGACGCCTCGGCGCTGCTGCAGTACCGCAAGCCGCTGCTCACCACCTCCACGGACGGCGTGGGCACCAAGGTCGCCATCGCGCAGGCCATGGACAAGCACGACACCATCGGCCAGGACCTCGTGGGCATGGTGGTGGACGACATCGTGGTGGTCGGCGCCAAGCCCCTGTTCATGACCGACTACATCGCCTGCGGCAAGGTGGTCCCGGAGCGCATCGCGGACATCGTGCGCGGCGTGGCCGAGGGCTGCCGCCTCGCGGACACCGCGCTCGTGGGCGGAGAGACCGCCGAGCACCCAGGTCTGCTGGCCGCGGACGAGTACGACGTGGCGGGCGCCGCCACCGGCGTGGTCGAGGCGGACATGGTCCTGGGCGCGGAGCGGGTGCAGTCCGGCGACGTCGTGATCGGCATGGCCTCCTCCGGCATCCACTCGAACGGCTACTCGCTCGTGCGCCGCGTGGTGAACGCTGCGGGCTGGTCCCTCGACCGCGAGGTCACCGAGCTCGGCTGCACCCTCGGCGAGGAGCTGCTCGTGCCGACCCGCATCTACGCGCGCGCCTGCCTGGACCTCGTGCAGCGCCTCAACGGGCACGACGGCGGCTCCGACCTGCCCGTCCGCGCGTTCAGCCACGTGACCGGCGGCGGCCTGGCCGCGAACCTGGCGCGCGTGCTCCCGCAGGGCCTGATGGCCACCGTGGAGCGCGAGACCTGGTCCCTGCCGCCCGTGTTCCGCCTGCTCGCCGAGGCTGGCCGCGTCCCGCAGCCCGACCTGGAGCGCACGCTCAACCTCGGCGTGGGCATGGTGGCCGTGGTGGACCCGGAGATCGCCGCGAAGTCGATCTCCGTGCTCGTGGACGCCGGCATCGACGCCTGGGAGATGGGCACCATCGGCCAGGTCACCGACGAGGCCGCCGGCGCCGGCCTGGATTTCGTCCAGGGCGCCAAGGGCGTCGACGGCGGCGCCGTCCTCATGCGGGGCGCCTACGCCGCCTGA
- a CDS encoding DUF3073 domain-containing protein: MGRGRQKAKATKQAREMKYFSPGTDLSALERELTGGRTRAPEPELDQEPEYEDPYADLYTDDDEDDDARAR; this comes from the coding sequence ATGGGGCGCGGCCGTCAGAAGGCGAAGGCCACGAAGCAGGCACGGGAGATGAAGTACTTCTCTCCCGGAACGGACCTCTCGGCACTGGAGCGAGAGCTCACGGGCGGGCGCACGCGCGCCCCGGAGCCGGAGTTGGACCAGGAGCCCGAGTACGAGGATCCCTACGCGGACCTCTACACGGACGACGATGAGGACGACGACGCGCGGGCCCGATGA